The following proteins come from a genomic window of Malus sylvestris chromosome 4, drMalSylv7.2, whole genome shotgun sequence:
- the LOC126619203 gene encoding probable sodium/metabolite cotransporter BASS3, chloroplastic produces the protein MLPFVVAATAIAALAQPSTFTWVSKDLYAPALGGIMLSIGIKLSIDDFALAFKRPLPLSVGFIAQYVLKPLLGVLIANASGVPRMFYAGFVLIACVS, from the exons ATGCTTCCTTTCGTCGTTGCTGCTACCGCCATTGCTGCTCTGGCTCAGCCGTCAACGTTCACTTG GGTATCCAAGGATTTATATGCCCCTGCTCTTGGTGGGATCATGCTGTCAATTGGAATCAAACTTTCGATTGATGATTTTGCTCTTGCATTCAAAAG ACCTTTACCACTCTCTGTTGGGTTTATCGCGCAGTATGTGCTGAAACCGCTACTTGGGGTACTAATTGCAAACGCATCTGGCGTGCCGAGGATGTTCTACGCTGGCTTTGTTCTCATCGCTTGTGTCTCATGA